Below is a window of Dictyostelium discoideum AX4 chromosome 1 chromosome, whole genome shotgun sequence DNA.
TttttatattactattattattattattattattattattattattattattattattattattattattattggaatCAGTAGTTGGTAATATTGTTGCAAACATTGATTTACTAAGTTTCTTCTCTAATGTGAAATCATCTCTAAGTGACCATACACAAATTTCATTTGGTGATTCATTAAATGCCACAGCAGCATGTGTATTTGATAAAgagaatttatttattttttcattattaaactCTGGGAATTCAACTAATTCTGCTGtaatactattatcattatcattatcattttcattttcattttcattttcatttattgatgaccatttatataatttaccattatcaGTTAAAGCCATTGACAAATTATCAGCAGCACCGATTTGAATtactttttcattaattggaataccattaattttataaattatattatttaattttttattattattattattattatcataatcaTTCATTTGtgaaaatggtgataatTGTAAATCGTTACCATCTAAATATCGTAATTTACCTCTGCCCCATTGATAAATGTCACCATTTTCAGTCAACCCAATTGAATGAAAATAACCAGCTTCAATATCAaccattttaaatttatcaagtAAATTTGAAGGTACTGGTAATTTTATATCTggtgtttttgttgttgctgtattattattattattattatttgaaaatgatatacCTAATTGTCCATCATCTGATTTACCACATGATAAcattttaccattattaaataaaaataatgtatGATATAATCCATTTGAtatctttttaatattattactattatatttattttgattattattttgattatcatttgaattattatcatcatctttaaataaaattttatttggagtttgaatatttaataaagttcCAATACCTAATTGACCATGTTGATTATTACCCCAActataaattgaattttgttTTGTAATTTGATCTTTGGTGATTGCAAAACTTGACCAACCACCAATTGAACCACCAATAACATCTGATTTTGAAAAGTTTGTAACTCTTACTGAATATGGTGAACTCTCTACaaaatttggaaatataCTTGTATTTGATCCATATTTATGtccaatttgtaaattaaaatttgcaCCCCATGTTAacatatcattatcatcttttttataaataaaaataaataaaaaaataaaaaaaaaaaaaaataaaaaaaaaaaagtttttagttaatttatttcaacCCATGTGTTTTTGAGTTTTAAAAGTGTTAGGAAAGTTGGTAGATGGtttttatattgaaaaaaatgagaaaaaTAGGGGGAGGGGAAGGGAGGTAtgtgatttatttttatttttatttttatttttattttttttttttataaataatgataataaatatttacttGTAAATGCACATGAGTGTAAAAATgttgattttaaagattttacaGAATATTCTATAAATTGTTCATTAAATACTAATGTTGATTCAGATTTCCAATCACCTAAACCTAATTGACCTTGACTATTAACACCAATAGAGTAGATTGCagttttaatatcatcattattttttaaattactcCAATTGAATccattttgtaatttttcaatttttccACCTTTAATTGCACTACCTAATGtaactttctttttttttgggataccactattttcatcattatcttttttaccaaataattttgaaaaaaaagttctttttattgttaaattcgaattattattataattattgtaattaaataaattatagttatttttattataattatttaatataaaatttctaCTACAAATTTTAAGAGTAGTAGAAGTAGATGTTTGATGgatattctttaaaattgattgcATCTcaatttttggaaaaaaaaaaaaaaaaaaaaaaaaaaaaaaaaaaaaaaaaaaaaaaaaggaaaagtGGAGAAAACGACAAatgaaagtaaaaaaaaaaaaaaaaaaaaaaattaaattaaaaaatatcaaaatatctttttttttttttttttttttatttttatttttatttttattttttttttctttttctttttccaaccaaaaaaaaaaaaaaaaaaaaaaaaaataaactcactcaaagattattattattgttataataaaaaataaaaaataaataaaaaaaaatgaattttaaatatatttgcatcactatttgttttatctttacaattttcaatttatcaaattctaCATTCACACCAGTTGAGTGTGATTTTTGTACATTGGCCGTCGATTCACTTCACAATATTGCTTTAGCTGACAATTTAACATATGCTGATATTGACGGAGCTTTGGGTAGAATTTGTAATTCAATTCCATCTAATTATTCTGGTTtggtatgtttttttttttttttttttaattttttatttataccaTACACACCATTTCTCGGTGATtaacaataaattttttttttttttttaaaaaagtgtAATTATGTTTTAGAAGCAATGGGACCAACTGTCATTAAACAAGTATTAAATGGAACTAGATCTGAAATTGTTTGCACAGAACTTACCATTTGTTcaaatgtaaatttaaaaaataaaaatagtatttGTCAAAATGTTGAAACAGCTCTCTTAACTGTTGCAAAAGCAATTGAAGATATTTccgaattatttaatgaatcaaccattgtatgtattatttttattattttttaattggtcttttttttaattggtaaattattaacaaaaaaaaaaaaaatcttttaataatagatCCAAACTGTTTTGAAAGTTTTAATTGAGgttaatgataaaataacCCAAATTtgttcaaattaaaattgaaaaaaaaaaatacaaaaccAAAAAGtcaataaaaactttttaaaaataaaagataaaaaaaaaaatcttttcttAAAAAGTGTGATGATAATTTCATGCACaccaacaattttaaaattaaaaaaaagattcaaaataattaaaactattactaaatttgtaaattatttaaaaaacgtttttttttgttttttttttttgtttttttttttttttgtttttttttttaattttctcttttttttatgcttttttttttttatatttttaaaaattaattaatgtcaaaattttttttttttttttcccacctaaaaactaaaacaaataaatttataatagatTGCTAATAGATAtgtcaaataaaaataatagaaataataataatagtaataataatagtaacaataatggtaataatttctttgaagatgaagattttTTCGATGAAAACTATAGTGATTCAGAGGAAGAACTTGATAATAGACAAAACAAAATCCAAGAAAATCAAAGATCACCAACACAAAGTACTTTAAATgattctattattaataatgatgatttagAATTtgcaaatcaattattatctGTTCAAAgacaattaaatattaataataataataacaataataataataataataataataatgaaaataataacaacaatagcAACAGTAATAATggcaatagtaataatacaaccaCTACCACAACCACTACTACAACATCAGCACCATcaacatttataaattctccatcacttttaaataatgttaataccattttatctaataataacaataataccaatagTAACAGAACATATAACAATCAACAATCGAATGATATTTTACCTATAAATAGTAGAAACACTACCACTACAACCACAACTTCAACATCTTCTTCATTCAACAatcaaagaaataataataataataataataataataataataatgataatagttaTAATAGTAGTATTTACCAAAGTGGAGAAGAGTTTGAGGATGATAGTGATACTGATACATTTgagttattaaattcaagtaataataatttacgtgtaattaataataatagtagtaataataatagtaataataataatagtaataataataatagtagtaatgatgatgaaaataataatcaagaggcaacaattgataatgatatagATTTACCAATTGTTAATCACTCTGGTTCAGATTATGAAAACTTTTTAGAGCTCAAAAAAACTGCAAACATAATTAAAGTATTGGcaattttattaatggtatgtattttttttttttttttggttgaaatacaaataaaaatacaaataaaatttattcattttattaattctttatttatttatttattatttaaatgataagttttattcatttatgtCATACTTTGGACAAAAATGGTGGTTAATTTTTAGGtaagaattttaaaagaaatgaaaaaaaaaaaagaataatttttagttactaactttttttatttttttttatttattttattttttaaaattaatccaagttttggttttgttttCAATCCAATTGGCTTTTATGCAAGCCATAATCTTTTAAAGAAATGTTTTTTAGTGGtatgtttaaattattattattattattattattttattttattattattattttaaattatatataaaattaattactaAACCAAcacttttatatttataaaattagtttAATGTATATCTTGcagttgatttattatttagagTTGCATATTTATTTACAGATTTTGTTCAACTAAGAGGATTTGGTATATTTATTTCACTTTTATTCATTTCTTTACAAGGTTATATGACATACTTTTGTTATATGTTTTATAAGAAATTACCAATTAGTAGAGAAACCTTTAGAGAATTCTTTTTACATGATCAaggttttttcttttaatttaatcaaattgtaaataaaataataaaaataaataaatatataaaaaaaggtaaataaaaatataaaaatataatcaaaatttattttttttttttttatttattttattgaattataatttttaaaattattaaagtgattattaaaaataatggaaatttaatttttgataaatttgaaaagtttGGATTTTCTTGATTAATATCAGAGATTGATTTACATTTTTCTCTGCCATTtgattcttctttttcatttggaTTTAAACATCTAAAACAATCATATTCACTACATTTACCTTTATTAAAACTACAAACAAATGAACAACGTATTTTAGAGGAACATGAATCagttttatcatttgatgaaTTTTGTGAGCAAATacattgattatttaaaatgataccattatttgataaacaatcttcttcatttgaatttgaatttgaatttgttgttgtggttgttgttgttgtaattattGAAGATGGTTTATCATTTATTGCAGAAAGTACATTTATAATACCAAatcctttaaaattatcaggTGATTGAGATTGCGAAGcagtttttaataaaacttctttaatttgttttggtGTCCAATTTGGATGAGCTTCAATTATTAATGCAACAGAACCAGCGATTAATGGTGTCGCATGACTTGTACCACTTGTATAACGATATGAATCAATTTCAGAATCATCAGCACCAAAACATAAAACACCTTTTGCTGATACCTCTGGTTTTAATCTACCATCAGAAGTTGGACCATACGAACTGAATGTTGCAATTTCACCAAACGCATCTACTGCACCAACAGTTATCGCAAATTTACTATCGCCAGGCGGACCAACTCCAACCTCCCCGTCATTGCCACTtgcaaccaccacaacaacaccTTTATCAGTTGCGATATCAATTGCTTTCGAAAGTGGGGATGTACCATCACGTTGCCAGTATTCATAATTCTGAGTATACGATAACGATATAGAAATCACGTCAGCACCCATTGATTCACCCCATTCAATTGACTCAATTAGGTAATCTTCTTCAATTGGAATTTCCTCTGAAACGATTTCAGTCTTTGCTAAAATGAAATCTGCATCTGGTGCAACACCAATGATTTTACCAGGTTTATTACCCCCAATTTGCGATAGCACAAACGTACCATGCGAAATTTGTTTCAATCCACCACTCTCTGTATTATCTGTATGTTCAATGAAATCTCTTTCCCCACGAATTCTTAAACCACCTAATGATTCATGACTCTTTAAAAATCCTGTATCGATTACCATAATTGTTGTACCATTACCTTTATAACCTAATTTATGGGCTTCCAATACACcaatttgattcaattgtGAATATGATTTACCATAATCAATAccattaaatatatttaatggctcattttcatcactatcactatttaattgaatttggtttttattaatatcattattattattatttgtatttggtaaatttaattgattcactattgaaatctttttaacaaattcatttgaactaattaattgtaaaatttcttttaatttatctggACATGATTGTTGTGCTGATAAAATTTcttcatttattttcaaactaAATGATACTGAATTTAACCATTTtgatctttttctttctttcattattgttgaattattttctGAATTACCAATTCTTAAAATTTCttcaatatatttttcattaattggataatcattttcatcaataaagttattattattattattattattattattattattattattattattataattattataattatttttattatttttattatttcctcTAAAAGATCTtctattttttgatttttcacttaaataaccaaaatgatttaattgaattttattatttgttaaaaacttttcattaaattgtacccaaatatttatattgttatttttataatttgaattataatttttaaaattaattttattattattattatctaaatttccattttttaattgatattttaaaataaattttgaaactATTTCATCtattgattgattttcatttaaacttgtagaaattgaaattattattgataatagtattaaaacAACTAAaggaataaaattatatttccattccatatttattaaaagttattttattatttatttatttaaattttattctattttaaattaattttattttattttaatttaattttattaaaaaaaaaaaaaaaaaaaaaaaagtttttaaggtaaaaataatttaattataccttaataatgattcactttaaatcatttttctttttaattttttggggttattatatcatttattaatgttttatttattattatttaatatatatacataggaataaaaatataaaaaaataaaaaaataaaaaaaagtaaaaacaaaaaaaaaaaaaaaaaaaaaagtgtgaaTTTCTCgatttgactttttttttttaattttaaaataaaaaaaacataccacccaaatcaaattttttacgtatctttttgttttaaaaaatggatcaaaatagtaataataataataataataataataataataataataataataataatattaacattttaaacaatagtagtaatactaataataataatgaaataaccaataaaaaactaaCTCTATTGaatcaaagaaaaacaaCGGATTTCAGTAAAGAATGTTTATCATGTCATTTATTAAGTGGTGGAATATTCACAGTAATGGGCGTTTATCAACTTTATTCAATACAATCATACCCTCAAAGTAAAAAATGGTTAACTTTTATTGGAACTTCTCTTTTATCATTTGGTGTTTATTGGGGTGCAGTTCAtccaattataaataaagacCAATAtgaataaaacaattaaataaataataaaaagaaaaataataatacatgtacatatataatttataaaaaaaaaaaaaaaaaaaaaaaattattattaaattttattttattattaaatagcATTATATTTGTgtgtaattgattttttatttttttttttttttatattatattatatcttttttttctttttttctttttatttttttaaagtttttggaaatttgaattttgagTTGAAGATGGATTCATTCTGAAAGATCTACCTCTTAAGAGGAAAGCTAAAAATATACCAGCAGAATATGTAGCAATGAAAACGAAATCTTTAATCATCCACCATGACCAACCATCTGTAATTGCAGTGATAATGATTGAGAGAAaacttaaaattattaaaatggcTAAACCACACataaagtaaaataataatttatgtgAATTAAATCTTGCACCAGCAATACCACAACCTGCTATTAATATACTACCAACACAAAGTATAAATCCAATAATAAATGTTGAAAATGCTGATATAATACCCATAATCTatacattttaaaatatttaattatttattattaaatattaattttttttttttttttttttttttttttttttttttttggataatgatttttatattaatatttattttttttttttttttttacttttcttttcttttcaattgatctgattgtttttttttattttttttttatttgttataaCCTACAATTAAGAAAATACATAAGAAATATAATAatcttattttaatttctgtGCCTTCGAACCATAGtgccatttttttattttattttaaatatatgaaacgattaaaataaaaataataataataattttgttttataaataaatgatgctgtgttaatataattataaataataaaaaaaaaatataaaaaaacaaacaattaaatattaatttattgcAAAGtgtatgtgtgtgtgtgtttttatttttttaattttattttattttttttttttttttttttcctcaaATACGTtgcttttaaaaaattaatttataaaaaaaaaaaaattaaaaaaaaaaattgaaaatattaaaaaaaaaaaattggaaataataaaaaaaaatatctttttttttttttttttttttttttttttttttttccagccGATTTGTTAGGGttaca
It encodes the following:
- a CDS encoding regulator of chromosome condensation domain-containing protein (Similar to RCC1), translating into MQSILKNIHQTSTSTTLKICSRNFILNNYNKNNYNLFNYNNYNNNSNLTIKRTFFSKLFGKKDNDENSGIPKKKKVTLGSAIKGGKIEKLQNGFNWSNLKNNDDIKTAIYSIGVNSQGQLGLGDWKSESTLVFNEQFIEYSVKSLKSTFLHSCAFTNDNDMLTWGANFNLQIGHKYGSNTSIFPNFVESSPYSVRVTNFSKSDVIGGSIGGWSSFAITKDQITKQNSIYSWGNNQHGQLGIGTLLNIQTPNKILFKDDDNNSNDNQNNNQNKYNSNNIKKISNGLYHTLFLFNNGKMLSCGKSDDGQLGISFSNNNNNNNTATTKTPDIKLPVPSNLLDKFKMVDIEAGYFHSIGLTENGDIYQWGRGKLRYLDGNDLQLSPFSQMNDYDNNNNNNKKLNNIIYKINGIPINEKVIQIGAADNLSMALTDNGKLYKWSSINENENENENDNDNDNSITAELVEFPEFNNEKINKFSLSNTHAAVAFNESPNEICVWSLRDDFTLEKKLSKSMFATILPTTDSNNNNNNNNNNNNNNNNNNNNSNIKRFTLPTDHKVTDISVGTHFLILLANKIK